One Primulina huaijiensis isolate GDHJ02 chromosome 8, ASM1229523v2, whole genome shotgun sequence genomic region harbors:
- the LOC140983318 gene encoding pentatricopeptide repeat-containing protein At2g22410, mitochondrial-like: MKLLRLPSAKQIFPAQTFANFSSDSKKWNSTPNPNLKITNPTLLLIESCNSMSQAKQIQAQMTRTAMFFHLFPVSRLLSFIALDENGDFRYANALFSQILEPNAYVWNTVIRGCVKNGFHEMGFRYFVRMVRECVEMDKRSYVFGLKACGGLEDFRVGHSVHCRIWKVGSARDVIIKNGLIHFYCESGSLVVSDKIFRESEEIDVVSWTSMINGNVINGLADEALKLFDEMCRSGVDPNEVTMVTVFSACARKGDLRVAERIHAFAEKKGVRFSLNVMNAALDMYAKCGGLAKAREIFDNMEVKDVFSWTSMVNGLAKSGDVELAREFFDKMPKRNVVSWNAMIAGYSQNNKPMEALGLYDVMERQGLNPMESTLVSVLSACAQSGYMDIGKRIHDNYVKQKRIPVTVILGNAFIDMYAKCGNIDIAREIFDAMKERDLVSYNSMIVAYASHGNANKALDLFESMMNLGFKPDDITFVGLLSACAHGGLVKKGWGYFQDMELYGLVPAMEHYACVIDLFCRVGLLDEARVLIRLMPLEPDEAIWGAVLNGCKMHGNVELGKFAAEKLMNLDPKDSGIYALLASLCANKSKWSDVRMTRSMMRDKGVKKTRGSSSIEVEGKFHEFLVADQSHPESKAIYEVLQEVLLFSKLDDYTSCTGNIYAYL; this comes from the coding sequence ATGAAACTACTTCGTCTGCCTTCAGCGAAACAAATTTTCCCGGCACAAACGTTTGCGAACTTCTCCTCGGACTCCAAGAAATGGAATTCAACTCCAAACCCGAACCTCAAAATCACAAACCCAACTCTCCTTCTCATAGAATCCTGCAATTCCATGTCCCAAGCAAAGCAAATTCAAGCTCAAATGACACGCACTGCCATGTTTTTTCACCTCTTTCCTGTCAGCAGACTCTTATCTTTTATTGCCCTGGACGAAAATGGCGACTTCCGTTACGCAAATGCCCTCTTTTCGCAGATTCTTGAGCCTAACGCGTATGTTTGGAATACTGTTATCAGGGGTTGTGTAAAAAATGGGTTCCATGAAATGGGTTTCCGTTACTTCGTGAGAATGGTTAGAGAATGTGTGGAGATGGATAAGAGAAGCTATGTTTTTGGGCTGAAAGCTTGTGGGGGTTTGGAAGATTTTAGAGTGGGACATTCAGTGCATTGTAGGATTTGGAAAGTCGGATCTGCGAGAGATGTGATTATTAAAAATGGTTTGATTCACTTTTATTGTGAGAGTGGAAGTTTAGTTGTTTCAGATAAGATTTTTCGTGAGAGTGAAGAAATTGATGTGGTTTCTTGGACTAGTATGATAAATGGGAACGTGATAAATGGATTGGCTGATGAAGCCTTGAAATTGTTTGACGAAATGTGTCGAAGTGGAGTGGATCCTAATGAGGTAACAATGGTGACTGTCTTCTCAGCATGTGCCAGAAAGGGGGATTTGAGGGTTGCGGAGCGGATTCATGCGTTTGCAGAAAAGAAAGGAGTGAGATTTAGTTTGAATGTGATGAATGCTGCATTAGATATGTATGCTAAGTGTGGGGGATTAGCAAAGGCTAGAGAGATTTTCGATAATATGGAAGTCAAGGACGTGTTTTCGTGGACTAGTATGGTTAATGGACTTGCTAAAAGTGGGGATGTTGAGTTGGCTCGTGAGTTTTTTGATAAGATGCCTAAGAGGAATGTAGTTTCGTGGAATGCAATGATAGCTGGTTACTCGCAAAACAATAAGCCTATGGAGGCTTTGGGACTGTATGATGTAATGGAGAGACAAGGATTGAATCCCATGGAGAGTACTTTGGTTTCTGTGCTCTCAGCTTGTGCTCAATCCGGTTATATGGATATAGGAAAGCGGATTCATGATAACTATGTTAAGCAAAAACGAATTCCAGTAACTGTAATACTAGGTAATGCATTTATTGATATGTATGCCAAGTGTGGGAACATTGACATTGCCAGGGAGATCTTTGATGCAATGAAAGAGAGAGACTTGGTGTCTTATAACTCAATGATTGTCGCTTATGCATCTCATGGTAATGCAAATAAGGCTCTTGATCTTTTTGAAAGTATGATGAATTTGGGATTTAAGCCTGATGATATCACATTTGTCGGTCTCTTGTCAGCTTGTGCTCATGGTGGATTAGTCAAGAAAGGTTGGGGTTATTTCCAGGACATGGAGTTGTATGGTTTAGTTCCTGCTATGGAACATTatgcttgtgtgatcgatttatTTTGCAGAGTTGGGCTCTTGGATGAGGCTCGTGTGTTGATAAGATTGATGCCTCTGGAACCAGATGAAGCTATCTGGGGGGCAGTTTTGAACGGTTGTAAAATGCATGGAAATGTTGAGTTAGGGAAGTTTGCTGCGGAAAAGCTGATGAATTTGGATCCAAAAGATAGTGGCATCTATGCACTTTTAGCAAGCTTATGTGCTAACAAGAGTAAATGGAGTGATGTAAGGATGACTAGAAGTATGATGAGAGATAAAGGTGTTAAGAAGACCCGAGGGTCTAGTTCCATAGAGGTAGAAGGCAAGTTTCATGAGTTTCTAGTAGCGGATCAATCACATCCAGAATCCAAAGCCATTTACGAAGTTCTTCAGGAAGTTCTGTTGTTTTCAAAGTTGGACGATTATACATCATGTACTGGCAATATTTATGCATATCTTTGA
- the LOC140983446 gene encoding secretory carrier-associated membrane protein 4, producing MNRRNDPNPFDEEEPEVNPFSNGGAAAASKSRIPKVVANTLGFGQKHDATVDIPLDTMNNSKSKEKELASWEADLSRRERDIKRREDAVSSAGVTVDDKNWPPFFPIIHHDIANEIPVHAQRLQYLAFASWLGIVLCLSFNVIAVIVCWVQGGGVKIFFLAIIYALMGCPLSYVLWYRPLYRAMRTDSALKFGWFFLFYLLHIGFCIFAAIAPPVVFHGKSLTGILAAIDVFSDHVLAGIFFLVGFALFCIESLLSLWVVQKVYTYFRGNK from the exons ATGAATCGTAGAAACGATCCGAATCCGTTTGATGAGGAAGAACCTGAAGTCAATCCATTCTCG AACGGCGGCGCAGCTGCCGCGTCGAAGTCACGCATCCCTAAGGTGGTTGCTAATACCCTGGGTTTTGGCCAGAAACATGATGCAACTGTCGACATACCGTTAGATACCATGAAC AACTCGAAAAGTAAGGAGAAAGAACTCGCCTCTTGGGAAGCAGATTTGAGCAGGAGAGAAAGG GACATAAAACGAAGGGAAGATGCTGTTTCCAGTG CTGGTGTCACGGTGGATGATAAAAATTGGCCTCCATTTTTTCCCATCATTCACCATGATATAGCCAATGAAATACCAGTTCATGCTCAGAGGTTGCAGTATCTGGCTTTTGCAAGTTGGTTAG GTATCGTCCTTTGCCTTTCGTTCAATGTCATTGCTGTCATTGTTTGTTGGGTACAGGGTGGTG GTGTCAAGATCTTTTTCCTTGCAATAATATATGCCTTGATGGGATGCCCACTTTCATATGTCTTATGGTACAGGCCATTATATCGGGCAATGAG GACTGATAGTGCTCTTAAATTTGGCTGGTTTTTCTTGTTCTATCTG CTCCACATTGGTTTCTGCATATTTGCGGCAATTGCTCCTCCTGTTGTCTTTCATGGGAAATCACTGAC GGGAATCCTTGCTGCAATTGACGTTTTCTCTGACCATGTGTTGGCTGGG ATATTTTTCCTTGTTGGATTTGCGCTGTTTTGCATAGAATCTTTGCTGAGCTTGTGGGTAGTCCAG AAAGTATATACGTATTTCAGGGGAAACAAGTAA
- the LOC140983319 gene encoding uncharacterized protein isoform X1 translates to MEAFVGEEPGNELEYAVSTGEVWGGTSVGKKRSRCLYLPDDKSNLESSDVPPELLGVPPYLFKIDNNPGIADDKASSISAKYDSFAADFEDPWIIETTQDSSDLKEKKTKLKAFDLNRRPFVLPCGKKNIVLKNIELDINDALNINADREDQNTDEFDTQTGEKVEFEEGKLAESSIVALMEDTGRHMTDIMETVLFDAHLTVKASFREEHVPFVCLTSHGNGKPILGYPLEVGTLSDGCNTFLPFYNRGSSRFHRLVWRTSRRTPVCYVTNSHFYTISKNVRNKREKLPKNPCHSKKAEVVLTRACVPVEYIFGKILKAVGNVRS, encoded by the exons ATGGAAGCTTTTGTGGGGGAGGAACCTGGAAATGAACTCGAATATGCAG TTTCAACAGGTGAAGTATGGGGTGGAACAAGTGTTGGAAAAAAGAGGAGCAGATGTCTATACTTGCCTGATGATAAAAGTAACTTGGAGAGCTCAGATGTTCCTCCCGAATTACTTGGTGTTCCGCCCTACTTGTTCAAGATAGATAACAATCCCGGTATAGCTGATGACAAAGCTTCTTCAATTTCAGCAAAATATGATTCTTTTGCTGCTGATTTTGAAGATCCATGGATAATTGAAACAACCCAAGattcaa GTGATCTGAAGGAAAAGAAGACAAAGTTGAAAGCTTTTGATTTAAACAGGAGACCATTTGTTTTACCCTGTGGAAAGAAGAATATCGTTTTGAAAAACATAGAGCTTGATATCAATGATGCACTGAATATAAATGCAGATCGGGAAGATCAAAATACAGATGAATTTGACACACAAACTGGGGAAAAGGTGGAGTTTGAGGAGGGAAAACTTGCTGAATCTTCTATTGTTGCTCTTATGGAAGACACCGGCAGGCACATGACTGACATAATGGAGACAGTGTTATTCGATGCGCATTTGACTGTTAAAGCTAGCTTTCGAGAAGAACATGTCCCATTTGTTTGTTTAACGAGTCATGGGAATGGTAAACCAATCCTAGGATATCCTCTTGAAGTTGGAACATTAAGTGACGGTTGCAATACTTTTCTTCCTTTTTACAACAGAGGGAGCAGTAGATTTCATCGACTTGTTTGGAGAACTTCTAGGAGGACACCTGTATGTTATGTCACGAATTCCCATTTTTATACCATCTCCAAGAATGTGCGGAACAAGCGAGAGAAGCTACCGAAGAATCCATGTCATTCCAAGAAAGCAGAGGTAGTACTGACCAGAGCTTGTGTTCCTGTGGAATATATATTTGGTAAGATACTCAAAGCAGTTGGTAATGTACGATCTTGA
- the LOC140983319 gene encoding uncharacterized protein isoform X2: MEAFVGEEPGNELEYAGEVWGGTSVGKKRSRCLYLPDDKSNLESSDVPPELLGVPPYLFKIDNNPGIADDKASSISAKYDSFAADFEDPWIIETTQDSSDLKEKKTKLKAFDLNRRPFVLPCGKKNIVLKNIELDINDALNINADREDQNTDEFDTQTGEKVEFEEGKLAESSIVALMEDTGRHMTDIMETVLFDAHLTVKASFREEHVPFVCLTSHGNGKPILGYPLEVGTLSDGCNTFLPFYNRGSSRFHRLVWRTSRRTPVCYVTNSHFYTISKNVRNKREKLPKNPCHSKKAEVVLTRACVPVEYIFGKILKAVGNVRS; encoded by the exons ATGGAAGCTTTTGTGGGGGAGGAACCTGGAAATGAACTCGAATATGCAG GTGAAGTATGGGGTGGAACAAGTGTTGGAAAAAAGAGGAGCAGATGTCTATACTTGCCTGATGATAAAAGTAACTTGGAGAGCTCAGATGTTCCTCCCGAATTACTTGGTGTTCCGCCCTACTTGTTCAAGATAGATAACAATCCCGGTATAGCTGATGACAAAGCTTCTTCAATTTCAGCAAAATATGATTCTTTTGCTGCTGATTTTGAAGATCCATGGATAATTGAAACAACCCAAGattcaa GTGATCTGAAGGAAAAGAAGACAAAGTTGAAAGCTTTTGATTTAAACAGGAGACCATTTGTTTTACCCTGTGGAAAGAAGAATATCGTTTTGAAAAACATAGAGCTTGATATCAATGATGCACTGAATATAAATGCAGATCGGGAAGATCAAAATACAGATGAATTTGACACACAAACTGGGGAAAAGGTGGAGTTTGAGGAGGGAAAACTTGCTGAATCTTCTATTGTTGCTCTTATGGAAGACACCGGCAGGCACATGACTGACATAATGGAGACAGTGTTATTCGATGCGCATTTGACTGTTAAAGCTAGCTTTCGAGAAGAACATGTCCCATTTGTTTGTTTAACGAGTCATGGGAATGGTAAACCAATCCTAGGATATCCTCTTGAAGTTGGAACATTAAGTGACGGTTGCAATACTTTTCTTCCTTTTTACAACAGAGGGAGCAGTAGATTTCATCGACTTGTTTGGAGAACTTCTAGGAGGACACCTGTATGTTATGTCACGAATTCCCATTTTTATACCATCTCCAAGAATGTGCGGAACAAGCGAGAGAAGCTACCGAAGAATCCATGTCATTCCAAGAAAGCAGAGGTAGTACTGACCAGAGCTTGTGTTCCTGTGGAATATATATTTGGTAAGATACTCAAAGCAGTTGGTAATGTACGATCTTGA
- the LOC140983500 gene encoding uncharacterized protein: MDDTITEKMSSDLDLGRLPPPKTRPKRFVRNQIPDSILNDAALNAAISLLPSNYNFEIHKIVWRVRSTNATRVALQFPEGLLLYSLIISDILTAFAGVTHCFVLGDVTYGACCIDDLSSRALDAHLLVHFGHSCLVPIDSTTIPVLYIFVEIAINTSKLLQELSHNFTPADANNFIMAGTIQFSNAIRAVKPKLEDLGFRVFIPQSKPLSAGEVLGCTAPSLKLQSAPGIKDVIIFVADGRFHLEAFMIANPGIETFRYDPYLSKLFLEEYDHDGMKDDRRRAIERARNAKNWGIVLGTLGRQGNPRVLERLEGKMKDKGLDYIVVLISELSPKKIELFGDGVDAWVQIACPRLSIDWGAAFEKPLLTSFEAEIALGDLPGWWERNRAKNVECSHYRNAEGNVDYPMDYYAQDGGDWNSCYSKKAVRVPESNCCGKC; this comes from the coding sequence ATGGACGACACAATAACCGAAAAGATGTCCTCCGACCTCGACCTTGGACGGCTGCCTCCACCCAAGACCCGGCCGAAGCGTTTCGTGAGAAATCAAATCCCTGATTCCATTCTAAACGACGCCGCTTTGAACGCGGCCATCTCCCTCCTCCCTTCTAACTACAACTTCGAAATCCACAAGATCGTCTGGCGAGTGCGCTCCACGAACGCCACCCGTGTCGCGCTCCAGTTTCCGGAGGGGCTTTTATTGTATTCACTCATCATCTCCGACATACTCACAGCCTTCGCCGGCGTCACACACTGCTTCGTCCTCGGGGACGTCACCTATGGGGCGTGCTGCATTGACGATCTCTCCTCGCGTGCCCTCGATGCCCACCTCCTCGTACACTTCGGCCACAGCTGCCTAGTCCCCATCGACTCTACCACCATCCCCGTGCTCTACATCTTTGTCGAGATTGCCATCAACACTTCAAAGCTACTCCAAGAGCTGAGTCACAATTTCACGCCTGCGGATGCCAATAATTTCATCATGGCGGGAACAATTCAATTCTCTAACGCAATCCGAGCCGTGAAGCCCAAGCTCGAGgatttagggtttagggttttcaTCCCCCAATCGAAACCACTATCAGCAGGGGAGGTTCTCGGCTGCACTGCACCAAGTCTGAAATTACAATCAGCCCCAGGGATAAAAGACGTGATTATCTTCGTAGCAGATGGGAGGTTCCATTTGGAAGCATTCATGATTGCTAATCCCGGGATTGAAACTTTCAGATATGATCCGTATTTGTCAAAATTGTTCTTGGAGGAATATGATCATGATGGGATGAAGGACGATAGGAGAAGGGCCATAGAAAGAGCAAGGAATGCAAAGAATTGGGGGATTGTGTTGGGCACATTGGGAAGACAAGGCAATCCCAGAGTATTAGAGAGGTTAGAAGGGAAAATGAAGGATAAAGGGCTGGATTATATTGTGGTTCTGATATCCGAATTGTCTCCCAAGAAAATCGAGCTATTTGGCGACGGGGTCGACGCATGGGTTCAAATTGCGTGCCCCAGGTTATCAATTGATTGGGGTGCTGCGTTTGAGAAGCCGTTGCTGACATCATTCGAGGCAGAGATTGCGCTCGGGGATCTGCCTGGTTGGTGGGAGAGGAATCGTGCAAAGAATGTGGAATGCTCTCATTACAGAAATGCAGAAGGAAATGTGGATTATCCGATGGATTATTATGCGCAGGATGGAGGGGATTGGAATTCTTGTTACTCAAAGAAGGCGGTTCGAGTTCCTGAGAGCAATTGTTGTGGCAAGTGCTGA